The Molothrus ater isolate BHLD 08-10-18 breed brown headed cowbird chromosome 1, BPBGC_Mater_1.1, whole genome shotgun sequence genome includes a window with the following:
- the PLEKHF2 gene encoding pleckstrin homology domain-containing family F member 2, which yields MVDRLANSEANTRRISIVENCFGAAGQPLTIPGRVLIGEGVLTKLCRKKPKARQFFLFNDILVYGNIVIQKKKYNKQHIIPLENVTIDSIQDEGDLRNGWLIKTPTKSFAVYAATATEKSEWMNHINKCVSDLLSKSGKTPSNEHAAVWVPDSEATVCMRCQKAKFTPVNRRHHCRKCGFVVCGPCSEKRFLLPSQSSKPVRICDFCYDLLSTGEMTACQSTRSDSYSQSPKSSLNDVSDDDDDEDSSD from the coding sequence ATGGTGGATCGTTTGGCAAACAGCGAGGCAAATACTAGAAGAATAAGTATCGTGGAAAACTGCTTTGGAGCAGCTGGTCAACCCCTGACTATTCCTGGCCGTGTTCTGATTGGAGAGGGAGTCCTAACAAAACTCTGTAGGAAGAAGCCCAAAGCAAGGCAGTTTTTCCTGTTCAACGACATTCTTGTTTATGGTAACATTGTCATCCAGAAGAAGAAATACAACAAACAGCACATAATCCCACTGGAGAACGTCACTATTGATTCCATCCAGGATGAGGGAGACTTACGGAATGGGTGGCTTATCAAGACACCAACCAAGTCTTTTGCGGTTTATGCAGCCACTGCTACAGAGAAGTCGGAGTGGATGAACCacataaataaatgtgtttCCGATTTGCTTTCCAAAAGCGGGAAGACCCCCAGCAATGAACACGCGGCCGTGTGGGTGCCGGACTCGGAAGCCACGGTGTGCATGCGCTGCCAGAAAGCCAAGTTCACGCCCGTCAACCGCCGGCACCACTGCCGCAAGTGCGGCTTCGTCGTGTGCGGGCCCTGCTCGGAAAAGAGgttcctgctccccagccagtCTTCCAAGCCAGTGAGAATCTGCGACTTCTGCTACGATCTTCTGTCTACAGGGGAGATGACTGCTTGTCAGTCCACTAGGTCAGACTCCTACAGCCAGTCACCTAAGTCATCTTTAAATGATGTatctgatgatgatgatgatgaagacAGTAGCGATTAA